The sequence CCAGCTCCCGGAGCACGCTCTCGTCGGACTTTCCTTCCACGGTACCGGGTTTCCAGGAGACCTTCAGGGCGCGTACGGCGTCGACGCACTGGCCGAAGGTCTCGGCGCGCACCGCCACCCCGGTGGAGATCACCACGACATCGGTGACGCCCGGCATGGTGCGGACCTCCGGGAGGTTGCTCACCGAGCCGACTTCGCCGTTGATGGTCGGCGGGCGGCACAGCATCGTCGGCTTCGCGTCCGGGACGTCGAGGTCCATCGTGAACTTCTTGCGCCCGGTCACCGCCTCCAGCGCGTCGACACGGTTGTGGGGTCTGCCGATGACGGTGAAGCTCCCGCGTGGCGTGAGCTCCACGGACACCTGCCTGGTCTCTGTGCTCGCGGCCTTCTCGGCGAGCGCTCCGATGTCGATGCCGCCGCCGGAGCGATCGATGATCATCCCGGCCTTCAGCGTCAGATCGGTGATCTCCGAGCCGAGTTCGGCCGCCGCGGCTGCCAGCAGCCGGAGCCGGGCGATCGCGGCGGCGACCCGGATCGGGATGTAGGTCGCGATGGTCGTGTTCGACCCGCCGGTGAGCTGGTTGAACACCAGCTCCGGCCGGGCGTCGGCCAGCGTGACCCGCACCCGTTCCAGCGGCACGGCCAATTCCTCGGCGATCAACATGGCTGTCGAGGTGGTGATGCCCTGCCCCACCTCGACCCGCGGCAACGCGAACGACACCGTGCCGTCCGGGTTGACCTCGACCGAGATCAGGCCCGAGGTCGGCAGCGCCGCCGCGGTCATCATGTCGTTGAGGTCGAGCAGTTCCGTGAGTTCCGGCGAAGGCAGCCGGGTGTCGGCCGCCGGTGCCGGGGGAACGAGTTCGGCGGCGGCCACCAGGGTGGGAGCCGCCAGCACGTACCCGAGGAATCGCCGCCGCCCGATGGCCTCGTCCAACCCGCCGCCGTTCGATCCTGTCGTCATCCGGCTCAGCCCGGACGGTTGGTCGTCGGAATTTCGATCTTGGTCTCCTTGCCCTTGGTGAGATAGAACAGGATGTATCGCCGCGCGGCTTCGTCGATGACCCAGGCGACCTGGGGCACCAGCGGCAGCGGGATGAGGCCCTCGCGGAATTTCACCAGTTTCGGCCAGGCGGAGCCGATCAGCGGGCCCCACACCGGCTCGCGCTCGATGCCGTCCCAGTCGGCCACCTGGTCGCCGACCAGGTACCGGGCGAGCGCATCGCACAGGGGGCGGCTGATACTGCCGGGACTGGTCTGCTCGGCGAGCTGGCCCAGCAGGATGTCGGTCAGTTCCACGCCCTCGGGTGTCGGTCCCGTGTTCCGGGGCAGGGGCTGATCGTTGCGGTTCCAGTCCCGCAGCAGGCGGTTGACCTCGGGCACGGCGCCGCGATCGAGCAGCGAGGCGACCAGCGGGTCGGCCTCCTCGCCCCAGACCCACCGCGGATCGACGCCGACGCCGGAACCCGCGATCGAACCGCTCGGCGCCCAGGTCCAGTCGATCAGGGAGCGCGCCCGGGCCGGGGACGCCATCCCCAGCGCTCCGAGCGCTCCCAGGCCCCGCCTGAGACCAATATCTTGCGCCTGCCCAGCTCCGCCATGTTCTGAACTCAATTCCTGGGTTCCGAAAGCAGCTAATATGCCGATACGTAACACGTTCATTTGTGTCTCGGTAAGACCGCAGCCGGAGCTGAACCGTCCGGAAAACAGCTGATCATTTCACGCCGTCCGGCGGCGTGACCATCATCGGACCGGACCCGCCTTCCGTACGCGCCATTCAAGCGGACAGGCGAGGCGGAAATGCCGGGGATCGGACTCTGCCGGTTTCCGGGCCCGGAAATTCGCAGCCGGTTCCGGGCCCGAGAATTTTCAGCCACGCCCCGGCCTGCGGAAGGCAGGCCAGGGCCGGAGTCCTTCCTTCGCTCGCGGAACCGCAGGCCCGGCTCAGGCAGTCCTGATCAGGACGGGCGGTTGGTGTCTGGAATCTCGATGCTGATCGGCCGTGCTTCGGACAGGAAGAGCAGGGCTGCTTTGCGAAGGAACTCGTCGAAGAGCCAGTAGGCCTCCGGCGCCAGGGGGAATGGAAGCAGGCCTTCGCGGACGGCGATGAAGGGTTTCCAGGACACCTTGAGAAGCGGGTCCCAGATCGGCTCCCTGGGAATCTTCAGCCATGCGGCGATCTCGTCACCGAGCATGAAGCGCGTGAACGCGCCGAGTATGGGCTTGCTGAGGATGGCGCCATCGACCGAGGAACCGAGGCTGAGAAGGATGTCGGCCAGCTTGACTCCCTCGGCCGTCGGGGCCAGCACCGGGTCCAGGACCTGCTCGGCCTGGGTGTTGGCCTCGGCCCACGATCCGGGGATGTACTCGTCCTTGATGCCGAGCATGTGCGCGCACAGCTGCCACGAGTGCAGGAAGGCCGCGGACTCGGCGGCGGGGATCGGCACCTTCCACGCGGTCAGCTTCTGCATGACGGTCGTGGGCAGGCTGTGCCAGGTGACCATCATGTCCCGCTGGCTGATCGGAATCTCTTCCTCGGCGACGTCTGACCAGTGCGGTGACTGCGGCAGCAGGTGCCGCACCGCCGCGTGCACCAGCCGGGTCTTGACGCAGGTCACGATCATTTCGCCATCGGGCCGGTAGGCGTTCTGGGACATGATGTCGTACCCGAGTTTGGCGGTTTTGGAGATGCGGTCCTTCATGTCCGCGCCGCCCTGGGAGTAGTAGACCGCGAGCGCCTCCTTGGGGATGACCGTGCTCATCATGCCGCTGGCCAGCCCGTACAGGACGCCGAGGTAGAGCCCTCGCTTCTGATTGAACTCGACCACGGTGGCCAGTTTGCGCTGGTCGGTCCAGGACGGAAGTTGGCGGGCGCGCTCCATGAAGTCCCGCAGGTCCGCCGGCAGTCCGGCCGGTAGCGGCTGGCCGTTCTTGGTCCAGGTCCGTAGCAGCTCGTTGACCCTGGGCACATCACCCCTGTCGAGCACCGAGGCGACCAGCGGGTCGGCCTCCTCGTCCCAGACCCACCGCGGGTCGAGACCTGTCCCTGCGCCCGCCACGGAGCCCTGGGGTGACCATGTCCACAGCGAGTGTGCCTGTGCCGGCGACGCGACGCCCAGCGCACCGAGTGCGCCCAGCGCCCCGCCCGCCTTCAACATGTTGCGCCTGCTGAGTTTGCCCATGCCTTCGTTCCTCCTCAGGTCGAGGCCGAGCGTTGATACGAAGAAACACTGACTGGGTCTGTGTATCATTTATCACAGCACACCGTGTCGGACATCACAAGGCCGTGGCAGCGGCTGTTGTGGATTGGGCAGAATGAATTCACAGGAGGTGATCGTGGAATCTGCACTTTCCGTGCTCATGGCGCCGTCGGACTCGGAGTCGTTGCTGGAGCGCGCCTACATTGATGCCGTCGAGCAGGTTGACGACACGGACGAGCTCCGTGCACGCATACTCGATGCGGCGTACGAGCAGTTCTGCCGTATGGGTATCCGGCGCTCCACGATGGAGGACGTGGCCCGCCGTGCCGGGGTGTCACGAATCACGGTCTACCGGCGGTTCGCCTCGAAGGACGCGCTGGTCGAACACGTCGTACGTCGAGAGTTCCGCCGGTATTTCGACCGGTTCCTCATTGATATAGAACAAGCCCGCACCGCTGCCGATCGGGTGGTTCTGGGCTTCGTGAGCTCGTTACGCGCCATCCGGCGCAACCCGCTGATCGGCGGTCTGATCGCCGCGGAACCGGACCTGCTCGTGCCCTCCATGATCAATGACGGGGGCCGGACCCTCGCGACCGTGCGGCAGTTCGTCGCGGGTCAGCTCCGCCGCGAGCAACGCGCGGGCAACGTGTCGAGCGACTTGGACACCGACCTCGTGGCCGAACTGATGGTCCGGATCTCCGCGTCCTTCCTGGCGATCCCCAGCCGGGTCATCGACCTCGACGACGACGGGCAACTGGCCGGAGTGGCCCGGCGGTTCCTCGTGCCCATGTTGGGACCACCCGGCTCCCCGGATTGACTCCGATACGGCCGGGGAGTCCGGGCCTGTGCCTCACCCCGGGACGTCTTCCGTGGCGGCGGACCG comes from Streptosporangium roseum DSM 43021 and encodes:
- a CDS encoding oxygenase MpaB family protein, whose translation is MGKLSRRNMLKAGGALGALGALGVASPAQAHSLWTWSPQGSVAGAGTGLDPRWVWDEEADPLVASVLDRGDVPRVNELLRTWTKNGQPLPAGLPADLRDFMERARQLPSWTDQRKLATVVEFNQKRGLYLGVLYGLASGMMSTVIPKEALAVYYSQGGADMKDRISKTAKLGYDIMSQNAYRPDGEMIVTCVKTRLVHAAVRHLLPQSPHWSDVAEEEIPISQRDMMVTWHSLPTTVMQKLTAWKVPIPAAESAAFLHSWQLCAHMLGIKDEYIPGSWAEANTQAEQVLDPVLAPTAEGVKLADILLSLGSSVDGAILSKPILGAFTRFMLGDEIAAWLKIPREPIWDPLLKVSWKPFIAVREGLLPFPLAPEAYWLFDEFLRKAALLFLSEARPISIEIPDTNRPS
- a CDS encoding TetR/AcrR family transcriptional regulator; amino-acid sequence: MNSQEVIVESALSVLMAPSDSESLLERAYIDAVEQVDDTDELRARILDAAYEQFCRMGIRRSTMEDVARRAGVSRITVYRRFASKDALVEHVVRREFRRYFDRFLIDIEQARTAADRVVLGFVSSLRAIRRNPLIGGLIAAEPDLLVPSMINDGGRTLATVRQFVAGQLRREQRAGNVSSDLDTDLVAELMVRISASFLAIPSRVIDLDDDGQLAGVARRFLVPMLGPPGSPD